TCGCCCAGCTCTTCTTTCGCCTCGTCGACGCCGGCGACGTCGGCGAAGGTCACCTTGGGCCGGTTCTCGCTGAGCAGCTTGGCGCGCGAGCGGCCGAACGAGAGCGCTTGGCTGCCGCCGCTCTGCGCCTGCCGCAAGATGAAGATCAGCAGCAGCGCCATGATGACGAACGGGACGAACTGGAAGACGTAGCCGAGCAGCGGGGTCGAGGAGTTGTTGACCGCCGCGAAGTCGGGGACGTTCGCCCGCAGCGCGGGGATCAGATCTTTGTCGTCGACCGCCGGGGCCGTCGAGGTGAACTTGGTGCCGTCGCTCAGCTCG
This window of the Candidatus Eremiobacterota bacterium genome carries:
- a CDS encoding AAA family ATPase, with product MTGRDISGELSDGTKFTSTAPAVDDKDLIPALRANVPDFAAVNNSSTPLLGYVFQFVPFVIMALLLIFILRQAQSGGSQALSFGRSRAKLLSENRPKVTFADVAGVDEAKEELGEVVEFLKYPKKFQALGARIPKGVLLLGPPGSGKTLLARAIAGEAGVPFFSISGSDFVEMFVGVGASRVRDLFEQGKKNAPCIIFIDEIDAVGRH